GACCAAGCTCGTCAAGAAGTACGCTGCTAAGCGTGCAGAACTTAAGGCTATTGTGTTGAATCCAAGATCCTCCTACGAGGAAAAGATGGACGCACAGGCCAAACTGCAGAAGCTGCCGCGTGATGCGAGCCCGAGCCGTCAGCGTAACCGTTGCGCACTGTCTGGCCGTGCTCGCGGCGTGTATCGCAAGTTCGGCCTAGGTCGCAACAAGCTCCGCGAAGCCACCATGCGTGGTGACGTGCCGGGCTTGCGCAAGGCTAGCTGGTAAATGGATTCAGCTCCCTCTCCCTATTGGGGCGAGGGAGCGACTAGGTGAACGCCACCGGTTCCTCGTTTAATTCTGACGGGTGGGGAAACTAGCAAATTTCACTCGCTATTCGCAAAAGCTGGAAAAGCCTGTTATAATTGGAGGTCTGCATTCCGCAGACCGGCGATTGGCCGGCTCACAATCTAGAATTGATTTCCGGTTTTATCGGATATCGGTGCACTCAGAAGGAAGTTTTCATGAGCATGACTGATCCCATCGCCGATCTGTTTACGCGCATTCGCAACGCCCAGGCTACGGGCAAGCAGGCTGTCAGCGTTCCATCGTCGAAGCTGAAGGTGGCGCTGGCCAACCTTCTCAAGAACGAGGGCTACATCCTCGACGCCAAGACCTCCAGTGTGGAGGGCAAGCCGGTGCTCGAGATTAGGCTCAAGTATTTCGAAGGCCGTCCGGCTATCGAGCGCATCGAGCGCGTTAGTCGCTCAGGTCTGCGTGTGTACCGTGGCAAGGGTGACCTGCCGAAGGTGCTCGGCGGTCTGGGTGTTTCGATCATCTCGACTTCCGCCGGTCTGCTGACCGACGCACAGGCCCGTGCCAAGGGCATGGGCGGCGAAGTCATCGGCCTGGTCGCGTAAGGAGTTTCCGATGTCCCGTGTAGCCAAGAAACCCATTTCCCTGCCCAAGGGCGTCGAGCTTAAGGTTGCAGATGACAACATCGCTGTGAAAGGCCCGAAGGGTAGCCTGTCCACCCATGCCCTGCCGGGTATTTTGGTGGCTAACGAGAACGGCGTGATCAATATCCAGGTCGCCGAAGGCGCGGATCACAAGTTCGGCGGCACGGCGCGTGCGCTGCTGGCGAACATGATCAAAGGCGTCTCCGATGGCTATGAGCGCAAGCTTGAGCTGGTTGGCGTGGGCTACCGTGCCTCCATGACTGGTAAGGCGCTGAATCTCAGCCTCGGCTTCTCGCATCCTGTCGTCTTCAACGCCCCGGAAGGCATCACCCTCGAAACCCCGACTCAGACCGAAATCCTTATCAAGGGTTCGGACAAACAGTTGGTAGGCGAGATCGCTGCTAAGATTCGCGGTTATCGTCCGCCTGAGCCCTACAAGGGCAAGGGCGTGCGCTATGCCGGTGAGAAGATCACCCTGAAGGAAGCCAAGAAGGCATAGGCGGGTCCCTCGCGAAGAGCCCGGCCATCCATGGCCGGACTTTTTAAAAGAGCCCCTGCTAAATCGCCGATCCGCTTGTTGGAGATACATGATGAACAAGAAAGAAGCCCGCCTGCGTCGCGCCAAGTCGACCCGTTCGCATATCCGCAAGCTCGCGGTGGCCCGACTGTCGGTGCACCGCACCGGCCAGCATCTTTATGCGCAGGTGTTCGACGCCTCCGGCGAAAAGGTGGTTGCCGCAGCCTCGACCGTGCAAAAGTCGGTGGCTGATGGCCTGAAAGGCACCAAGAACCTGACCGCTGCTGCGACGGTGGGTAAGGCGATTGCCGAGCGAGCGAGGGCGGCAGGTATCGAAGTCGTTGCGTTCGATCGCTCCGGTTTCCGCTATCACGGTCGTATCAAAGTCCTGGCTGACGCTGCTCGCGAAGCCGGCCTGAAGTTCTAAGTAGCAAACACAACAACTCCAAGCGGCTCCGCCGCAAGTAAAAGTCCCGGATGGTCTGGGCATACGGAAAAAGATATGTCTTCTACCGATCGTGAAAATTCAGACGGCCTGCTTGAGAAATTGATTGCTGTCAACCGCGTGGCCAAGACCGTCAAGGGGGGCCGTCAGATGAGCTTCACCGCGTTGACTGTCGTCGGTGATGGAGAGGGTAAGGTTGGCTTCGGTTATGGTAAGGCGCGCGAAGTGCCGGTAGCCATCTCCAAGGCGATGGACCGCGCTCGCCGCAACATGGTGAGCATCGATCTGAACAACGGCACTTTGTGGTATGCCATCAAAGCCAATCACGGTGCGGCTCGCGTATTCATGCAGCCGGCTTCTGAAGGTACTGGCGTGATCGCTGGCGGCGCTATGCGCGCTGTGCTGGAGGTGGTAGGTGTAAAGAACGTGCTTGCCAAGGCCGTTGGTTCGCGTAACCCGATCAATCTGGTTCGCGCCACCATCAAGGGTCTGCAGGCCGTTGCCTCGCCGAAGCAGATCGCGGCCAAGCGTGGTAAGACCGTGGAAGAGGTGCTGGGCAATGGCTAACAATGAAAAGATCGTCCGTGTTCGTCTAGTCAAGGGCCTGCGCGGTGTACAGAGCCGTCATCGCCTAAGCGTCAAGGCGCTCGGCCTGAACAAACTCAACGACATCCGTGAATTGAAAGACAGCCCGCAGGTGCGTGGACTGATCAACACGGTCTACTACTTGGTGCGGGTCGAGGAGTAAGCATCATGCGTCTGAATGACATCAAGCCGGCGGCTGGTTCGCGTAAGACGCGCCTGCGTGTCGGTCGCGGTATCGGCTCGGGCCTGGGCAAGACCGCTGGCCGTGGCCACAAGGGTCAGCATGCTCGTGCCGGCGGCACTCATAAGTTCGGTTTTGAAGGCGGTCAGATGCCACTGCAACGCCGTCTGCCGAAGGTTGGCTTTCGCTCCAAAAAGAAAGCCGAGAGCCAGGAAGTGTTCTTGTACCAACTCGCAACTATCAAGGCGGATGTGATCGATGCTGTCATGCTGCACCAAGCAGGCCTCATCGACAGTCGCGCCAAGAAGGTTAAGGTTGTTGCCAAAGGTGAAATTGGCCGCGCGGTGAAGTTGTCGGGTCTGCTGGCTACGGTTGGCGCTAAGGCTGCCATCGAGGCTGCCGGCGGCAGCGTGGAGTAATTACACGTGGCCGCAGCCAAAGGCACATCGGTCGGATCTCTCGGTAAATTAACCGAGTTGCGTCAACGCATCTTCTTCGTGATCGGTGCGCTGATTGTGTATCGCCTCGGCTCGTTTATTCCGGTACCGGGTGTGAATCCGGACGCGATGGCCAATCTGATTGGCCAGAGCGGCGGCCTACTGGACATGTTCAACATGTTCTCGGGTGGTTCGTTGGGGCGTTTCTCGGTGTTTGCGTTGGGTGTGGTGCCTTACATCTCCGCCTCAATCGTGGTGCAGATGATGGGCTCTGTCATTCCCAGTCTGCAGGCGCTACGCAAGGAAGGCCAGTCTGGTCAGCGTCAGTTGACGATGTATACCCGTTTCGGCACGGTTGGTCTCTCGGCTTTCCAGGCTTTCGGTATCGCCGTGGCCTTGATGAAACAGTCCAGTGACGGCATGCCCGTGGTTTACATGCCGGGCTTTGGTTTCATTCTGTCTTCGGTGGTGGGTTTGACCGCCGGCTCCATGTTCCTTATGTGGCTAGGTGAGCAGATGACCGAGCGCGGCATCGGCAACGGCATTTCGTTATTGATCTTCGCAGGTATCGTGGCGGGTCTTCCGGGTGCGGTGGCACATACGCTATCGATGTCCGGCAATGGCGAGTTGAGCACGATCAAGCTGATCATGGTCGTGGCACTGGTATTGGCGGTAACGGCGTTCGTAGTATTCATGGAGCGTGCACAGCGACGCATTACCGTGAACTACGCGCGGAGGTCTGGCGGTCAGCGTTCGTACATGAACCAGACTTCGCATTTGCCGCTCAAAATTAATATGGCGGGTGTGATTCCACCTATCTTTGCGAACAGTATTTTGATGTTCCCGGCGATGGCAGCGACGTGGGGCAACGCGAGTCATCAGTCTCGTTGGCTGCAGGACGTGGTTCAGGTGCTGACCCCGGGTGAGCCGCTGTACGACATTATCTATGCAGTATTAGTGATCACTTTTGCCTTCTTTTATACGGCGATCGTGTTCAACTCGCAGGACACCGCCGACAATCTCAAGCGGTCTGGTGCGCTGATTCCGGGTATTCGCCCGGGTCGCTCGACGGCTGAGTACATCGATTCCGTGATGACGCGTCTGACCGGTGTGGGTGCCCTCTACCTCGTGCTGGTCTGTTTGGTGCCAACATTCATGCAGAACGCCTGGCATGTCCCGTTTTACTTCGGCGGTACGTCGCTGTTGATTGTGGTGGTGGTAGTGATGGATTTTACGGCGCAAGTGCAGGCACATCTGGTCAGCCATCAGTACGAAGGGTTGCTCAAAAAGGCCAATCTGCGCCGCGGCTGAGGCAGCAGATAGGTTCCGGGTGGAAAGACGCGGTGGATGCCGCAGGACTTTCCTGACAGTTTGATTAGGGTTAGAATTGCGCGTTTACCGCGCGAGAAAGCATCGGAGAAAGTACATCATGGCGCGCATTGCGGGTGTCAATTTGCCGGTCCAGAAACACGTCTGGATTGGTCTGCAGAGCATCTATGGTATCGGCCGCAGCCGGGCCAAGAAGGTCTGTGAAATGGCGGGCGTGAACCCGAACACGCAGATCAAGTCGCTCAGCGAAGGTGAGGTGGAAAAGATCCGCCACGAAATCGCCAAATACGTCGTGGAAGGCGATCTGCGCCGTGAAGTCGGTATGGCCATCAAGCGTTTGATGGATTTGGGTTGCTACCGCGGTCTACGCCATCGCCGTGGTCTGCCGGTGCGCGGCCAGCGCACGCGTACCAACGCACGCACCCGCAAGGGCCCGCGTCGCGCGATCAAGAAGTAATTGATCGCTTACTGAGAGATTTGGATTCCGAACATGGCAAAGCCAGTTAAGACCAAGAAGAAAGTCAAACGTGTTGTTACCGATGCGGTGGCTCACGTACAGGCCTCCTTCAACAACACCATCGTCACCATCACCGATCGTCAGGGTAACGCGCTATCGTGGGCGACAGCCGGCGGCGCAGGTTTCCGTGGTTCACGCAAGTCCACGCCGTTTGCTGCTCAAGTCGCTGCCGAAAAGGCTGGCCGCGCTGCTGGCGACTACGGTGTGAAGACAGTGGAAGTGCGGATCAAGGGCCCGGGCCCGGGCCGCGAGTCGGCGGTGCGTTCGCTGAACGCCCTCGGCTACAAAGTTCTCAACATCATCGATGTCACGCCGATTCCACATAACGGCTGCCGTCCCCCCAAGAAGCGTCGCGTCTAAGACTTTATTTTTGCGATCATCCGTGACCGCAAAGATCAAAAACCGGCCGTCCATGGCCGGACATTTAAAGAGAGATATTCCATGGCACGTTATCGTGGAGCTACCTGCAAACTTGCGCGTCGTGAAGGTTCGGACCTGAGCCTGAAGAGCCCGGCGCGCGCTATCGACTCCAAATGCAAGCTGGAGAACAAGCCCGGTCAACACGGCGCCAACAAGCGTATGCGCATGTCCGACTATGCCGTCCAGTTGCGCGAGAAGCAGAAGGTCAAGCGCATCTACGGTGTGCTTGAGCGTCAGTTTAGTAACTACTACACCAAGGCGTCGACCCTCAAGGGCAACACCGGCGAGAATCTGCTGCGCCTGCTCGAAAGCCGTCTGGACAACGTTGTGTACCGTATGGGTTTTGCGGTTACCCGGGCCCAGGCACGTCAGCTTGTCTCGCACAAGGCCATCTTGGTCAACGGTAAGAAGGTTAACATCCCGTCCTACCAGGTTCGCCCGGGTGACGAGATCGCTGTTGCCGAGCGCGCGCGCAATCAGTTGCGCGTGCAGGAAGCCGGCACTGTATTCGACACCATGGATCTGCGCCCGCAGTGGGTGGAAGTGGATAGCAAGAAGTTCGCCGGCACGTTCAAGTCGGTGCCGGATCGTGCGGACCTGCCGACCGACATCAACGAAGCGCTGATCGTCGAGCTTTATTCGAAGTAATCAACCGGAGCCCTGCATGGCAGTTTCGTCAACTAGCGTGCTGCGACCTCGCGGCCTCAGCGTAGAGCAGCTCGGACCGAATCGCGCCAAGGTCGTGGTGGAGCCGCTCGAGCGTGGTTTTGGTCACACCTTAGGTAATGCGCTGCGTCGCGTCCTACTTTCTTCGATTCCTGGCAGTGCCATCGTCGAGGTGGAAATGGATGGCGTGCTGCACGAGTACACCACTCTGGAAGGTTTGCAGGAGGACGTGATCGAAGTCCTGTTGAACCTCAAGGAAGTGGCAATCCGTCAACACACGGGTGACGAAGTCACTCTGACCCTGGCCAAGAAGGGCAAGGGAGCGGTCACGGCTGGTGACATCGCTGTCGATCACTCGGTGGAGATCATCAATCCGGAACACGTGATCTGCCACCTGACGAAGGATATTGCGCTGAACATGCGCCTGAAGGTGCGGCGTGGCGTTGGCTATCAGCCGGCTAGCTTGCGCCAGCATCCGGATGACGAGGCGCGTCCGATCGGTCGTTTGCAGCTCGACGCTTCGTTTGCGCCAGTGCTGCGTGTGGCTTATGAGGTCGATGCGGCTCGCGTAGAGCAGCGCACGAATCTTGATAAGCTGGTCCTCGATATCGAGACGAATGGAACCATCGGTGCGGAGGACGCGGTACGCAAGGCCGCCGAGATCCTCAATGACCAACTCTCGGTATTCGGTGATTTCTCACGTCGCGAGAGCGCTACGGACAAGGCGGAGAAGAGTGGTTTCGATCCGCTGCTGCTTCGCCCGATCGACGATCTGGAACTCACCGTACGTTCGGCGAACTGCCTGAAGGCCGAGAGCATCTACTACATCGGCGATCTCGTGCAGAAGACCGAAGTGGAGTTGCTGAAGACGCCGAACCTTGGCAAGAAGTCGCTCACGGAAATCAAAGATGTCCTCGGCGTGCGTGGTCTCGCCTTGGGCATGAAGCTGGAAAACTGGCCGCCACCGGGCCTTTCGCACGGCATGCAGCTGGGGTGAGAAGAAGATGATGTTGGCGATCGTGATCGCCAACATTATTAAAATGGGCGGTGGGATTGTGCTTAGAGCTTCCGCTGTTATCTAGCACGATTGAAAGATCGTTGAAGATGAAAAGACGGCCTTCATGGCTGCAAATAAGATGATTTGGCGGTCCGTTTGATCGCTGTAATGATGGTGTTGGCGCTGTTCTTCGAGTCGTCAAACACTGGAAGCGGTCCTTCCTGACCGCACTCTTAAAGGCCCGTTTCATCAAGGGCCCAACAGCGGGTAACCGCGGAAAGTCGAATCAATGACCGGCTTTTCATAACAATAGACAAAGAGAGTCTCATCATGCGTCATATGAAATCCGGGCGTAAGCTCAATCGCACCAGCAGCCATCGCGAAGCGATGTTCAAGAACATGGCTTCGTCGTTGATCAAGCACGAGCTGATCCGCACCACGTTGCCGAAAGCCAAGGAACTGCGCCGTATCGCCGAGCCGCTGATCACCTTAGCCAAGGTTGATGGCGTAGCTAACCGCCGCCTTGCGTTTGCCAGGCTGCGCGACAAGCAGGCCGTGGGCAAGCTGTTCGTGGAACTAGGTCCGCGGTACCGCGAGCGTCCTGGCGGCTACCTGCGCATCCTCAAGTGTGGCTTCCGTCCTGGCGACAATGCACCGATGGCGTATGTCGAACTGGTGGATCGTCCGCGCACCGAGGCGGTCGACGCTGAGTAATTCGTTCAGCCGCATCTGGACGTCCAAACGCAAAACCCTGGCAGGGTAGCTTGCCGGGGTTTGTGCATCCTTAAGGCACGGCAAGCACCTGCTGACAGCGCTGCAGTGAACGGGTAATGTCAGCATCCCGACCCCAAGCCCTGTCTTGCTATGAATCTTCTCCGTTGGTCCTACCGCGTCAGCTTTCTTGTTGGCTTCCTGATCTGTATCGCCTTGCTTGGGTTCGCCCTGTATGCCGAATATCAATGGGGCTTGGAGCCGTGCCCACTGTGCATCTTCCAGCGTATCGGCTTCATGGTCATGGCAGTGTTTTTCCTAGTGGGGGCTATTCATGGCCCCAAGGCCGGCGGCCGCTGGTTTTATACTGGTTTGGTACTTGCTGGAGCGCTATTCGGTCTCGTCACGGCAGGGCGTCACCTATGGATCCAGTCGCTGCCACCGGATGAAATTCCGGCCTGTGGCCCCAACCTGGCCTATATGTTCGACGCCTTCCCGATAGCCAAGGTGCTGAAAATGGTGTTCACCGGGTCCGGCGAATGCGCCAAGATCCAACCGATCCTGGGCTTGCCGATACCGCTGTGGAGCTCGATCTGGTACATCCTGTTGTCGATTTTGGCTGTTCGCGCCGCCCTGCAACGCACTGCTCCGAGGTTACGTTTATGAGTCAGGCCATCAGTGCCATCCGACACCAGGGCTGGACGCCCATGTCCTGGCAGCAGTGCGTGGCGTTGCAGCAGCCCAAGTATGAAGACCCTGCAGAATTGTCCCGTGCCATTGCCGAACTGACGCAATTGCCGCCGCTTGTCACCTCTTGGGAGGTGCTGGCGTTGAAACAGGCGCTGGCGGAAGCGCAGGAGGGTAAGCGTTTCCTGCTTCAGGGTGGTGATTGCGCGGAAAGCTTTGCCGACTGCACAAGTCCAATCATTTCCAATCGTCTTAAAGTGTTGTTGCAGATGAGCTTGGTGCTGGTACACGGTCTCAAGCAGCCGGTGCTGCGCGTCGGGCGCTTTGCTGGGCAGTATGCCAAGCCGCGCTCGGCCGATACCGAAACGCGCGACGGAGTAACTTTGCCGAGTTTTCGCGGCGACGTGATCAACGCACCGGAATTTATGCCCGAGGCACGCCGTCCTGATCCGCAACGACTGATTCGCGCGCATGCGCACTCCGCATTGACGATGAACTTCGTGCGCGCATTGATTGACGGTGGTTTCGCCGACCTGCATCACCCCGAGTACTGGGATCTCGCATGGGTCGAGCATTCACCGCTGGCAGCCGAGTATCGCCGCATGGTGAAGGGTATCGGTGATTCATTGCGTTTCATGGAAACGCTGGCAGGTCCCATTGCTAGCTTCACGCGTGTGGATTTCTTCACG
The sequence above is a segment of the Dyella sp. M7H15-1 genome. Coding sequences within it:
- the rpsN gene encoding 30S ribosomal protein S14; translated protein: MAKTSMVNRDIKRTKLVKKYAAKRAELKAIVLNPRSSYEEKMDAQAKLQKLPRDASPSRQRNRCALSGRARGVYRKFGLGRNKLREATMRGDVPGLRKASW
- the rpsH gene encoding 30S ribosomal protein S8 encodes the protein MSMTDPIADLFTRIRNAQATGKQAVSVPSSKLKVALANLLKNEGYILDAKTSSVEGKPVLEIRLKYFEGRPAIERIERVSRSGLRVYRGKGDLPKVLGGLGVSIISTSAGLLTDAQARAKGMGGEVIGLVA
- the rplF gene encoding 50S ribosomal protein L6, which produces MSRVAKKPISLPKGVELKVADDNIAVKGPKGSLSTHALPGILVANENGVINIQVAEGADHKFGGTARALLANMIKGVSDGYERKLELVGVGYRASMTGKALNLSLGFSHPVVFNAPEGITLETPTQTEILIKGSDKQLVGEIAAKIRGYRPPEPYKGKGVRYAGEKITLKEAKKA
- the rplR gene encoding 50S ribosomal protein L18; its protein translation is MNKKEARLRRAKSTRSHIRKLAVARLSVHRTGQHLYAQVFDASGEKVVAAASTVQKSVADGLKGTKNLTAAATVGKAIAERARAAGIEVVAFDRSGFRYHGRIKVLADAAREAGLKF
- the rpsE gene encoding 30S ribosomal protein S5, whose product is MSSTDRENSDGLLEKLIAVNRVAKTVKGGRQMSFTALTVVGDGEGKVGFGYGKAREVPVAISKAMDRARRNMVSIDLNNGTLWYAIKANHGAARVFMQPASEGTGVIAGGAMRAVLEVVGVKNVLAKAVGSRNPINLVRATIKGLQAVASPKQIAAKRGKTVEEVLGNG
- the rpmD gene encoding 50S ribosomal protein L30, giving the protein MANNEKIVRVRLVKGLRGVQSRHRLSVKALGLNKLNDIRELKDSPQVRGLINTVYYLVRVEE
- the rplO gene encoding 50S ribosomal protein L15, with the translated sequence MRLNDIKPAAGSRKTRLRVGRGIGSGLGKTAGRGHKGQHARAGGTHKFGFEGGQMPLQRRLPKVGFRSKKKAESQEVFLYQLATIKADVIDAVMLHQAGLIDSRAKKVKVVAKGEIGRAVKLSGLLATVGAKAAIEAAGGSVE
- the secY gene encoding preprotein translocase subunit SecY, whose protein sequence is MAAAKGTSVGSLGKLTELRQRIFFVIGALIVYRLGSFIPVPGVNPDAMANLIGQSGGLLDMFNMFSGGSLGRFSVFALGVVPYISASIVVQMMGSVIPSLQALRKEGQSGQRQLTMYTRFGTVGLSAFQAFGIAVALMKQSSDGMPVVYMPGFGFILSSVVGLTAGSMFLMWLGEQMTERGIGNGISLLIFAGIVAGLPGAVAHTLSMSGNGELSTIKLIMVVALVLAVTAFVVFMERAQRRITVNYARRSGGQRSYMNQTSHLPLKINMAGVIPPIFANSILMFPAMAATWGNASHQSRWLQDVVQVLTPGEPLYDIIYAVLVITFAFFYTAIVFNSQDTADNLKRSGALIPGIRPGRSTAEYIDSVMTRLTGVGALYLVLVCLVPTFMQNAWHVPFYFGGTSLLIVVVVVMDFTAQVQAHLVSHQYEGLLKKANLRRG
- the rpsM gene encoding 30S ribosomal protein S13, with the protein product MARIAGVNLPVQKHVWIGLQSIYGIGRSRAKKVCEMAGVNPNTQIKSLSEGEVEKIRHEIAKYVVEGDLRREVGMAIKRLMDLGCYRGLRHRRGLPVRGQRTRTNARTRKGPRRAIKK
- the rpsK gene encoding 30S ribosomal protein S11, with translation MAKPVKTKKKVKRVVTDAVAHVQASFNNTIVTITDRQGNALSWATAGGAGFRGSRKSTPFAAQVAAEKAGRAAGDYGVKTVEVRIKGPGPGRESAVRSLNALGYKVLNIIDVTPIPHNGCRPPKKRRV
- the rpsD gene encoding 30S ribosomal protein S4, whose product is MARYRGATCKLARREGSDLSLKSPARAIDSKCKLENKPGQHGANKRMRMSDYAVQLREKQKVKRIYGVLERQFSNYYTKASTLKGNTGENLLRLLESRLDNVVYRMGFAVTRAQARQLVSHKAILVNGKKVNIPSYQVRPGDEIAVAERARNQLRVQEAGTVFDTMDLRPQWVEVDSKKFAGTFKSVPDRADLPTDINEALIVELYSK
- the rpoA gene encoding DNA-directed RNA polymerase subunit alpha, with amino-acid sequence MAVSSTSVLRPRGLSVEQLGPNRAKVVVEPLERGFGHTLGNALRRVLLSSIPGSAIVEVEMDGVLHEYTTLEGLQEDVIEVLLNLKEVAIRQHTGDEVTLTLAKKGKGAVTAGDIAVDHSVEIINPEHVICHLTKDIALNMRLKVRRGVGYQPASLRQHPDDEARPIGRLQLDASFAPVLRVAYEVDAARVEQRTNLDKLVLDIETNGTIGAEDAVRKAAEILNDQLSVFGDFSRRESATDKAEKSGFDPLLLRPIDDLELTVRSANCLKAESIYYIGDLVQKTEVELLKTPNLGKKSLTEIKDVLGVRGLALGMKLENWPPPGLSHGMQLG
- the rplQ gene encoding 50S ribosomal protein L17 encodes the protein MRHMKSGRKLNRTSSHREAMFKNMASSLIKHELIRTTLPKAKELRRIAEPLITLAKVDGVANRRLAFARLRDKQAVGKLFVELGPRYRERPGGYLRILKCGFRPGDNAPMAYVELVDRPRTEAVDAE
- a CDS encoding disulfide bond formation protein B, whose amino-acid sequence is MNLLRWSYRVSFLVGFLICIALLGFALYAEYQWGLEPCPLCIFQRIGFMVMAVFFLVGAIHGPKAGGRWFYTGLVLAGALFGLVTAGRHLWIQSLPPDEIPACGPNLAYMFDAFPIAKVLKMVFTGSGECAKIQPILGLPIPLWSSIWYILLSILAVRAALQRTAPRLRL
- a CDS encoding 3-deoxy-7-phosphoheptulonate synthase class II, whose product is MSQAISAIRHQGWTPMSWQQCVALQQPKYEDPAELSRAIAELTQLPPLVTSWEVLALKQALAEAQEGKRFLLQGGDCAESFADCTSPIISNRLKVLLQMSLVLVHGLKQPVLRVGRFAGQYAKPRSADTETRDGVTLPSFRGDVINAPEFMPEARRPDPQRLIRAHAHSALTMNFVRALIDGGFADLHHPEYWDLAWVEHSPLAAEYRRMVKGIGDSLRFMETLAGPIASFTRVDFFTSHEALLLHYEQALTRQVPRHRGWFNLSTHFPWIGMRTAALDGAHIEYFRGIRNPIAVKVGPSVTPEQLLPLIETLNPEDESGRLTLIHRMGHTQVATALPPLLDAVKREGRRVLWVADPMHGNTESTSMGYKTRRFDNIRSELDQALDIHAAAGTRLGGVHLELTGEDVTECTGGARDLSEADLQRAYKSIVDPRLNYEQSLELAMLIVRKSGSMA